A genomic window from Pagrus major chromosome 23, Pma_NU_1.0 includes:
- the tbc1d17 gene encoding TBC1 domain family member 17 isoform X1, whose amino-acid sequence MYQARSQEWNLAQPELNHLFVLAHVYICMGFLCTQLVFEKEGVYLHTNAKRSNQDTTIPGFIRIVERGGVPALEWSPLEDEGRSAPAVLYTKKDGEGGEEDTNFDPGYEPDWAIISTVKKDREHVPVRDSGQWSFSLPLSELYSLRRARFSLGRNFLVLTSRGGHPLPPLHFHRGGTRELFRALQRYIILDQSPVDGRLFLAYPCDSGALSQSFDKLQLLDDGGSDLVMRFIHDPYATTFGGFSKVTNFFRAALRPPDSHVHSRTAQDPSLPHQSDEEPGFELITCGVELGPRPDITRGQPLDKWKEFLDPEGRVKNPDKVKELVFRGGITPPLRKEVWKFLLGFYPWNSTAKEREDILRVKTDEYFRMKVQWKSVSEEQEMRNSLLRGYRSLIERDVSRTDRHNTFFSGNDNPGLTLLHDVLMTYCMFNFDLGYVQGMSDLLSPLLFVTQNEVESFWCLTGFMELVHQNFEESQEAMKQQLLQLSILLKALDPELCDFLDSQDSGSLCFCFRWLLIWFKREFSFEDILIMWEVLWTRLPCDNFHLLIACSILQSQRGELIGSDHDFNTILKHINELTMKLDLQTVLRGAEAIFQQLIQCKELPLKVQQVLGLYVPSSSEEDSPDSQTSETQRLLAQSQAEAASCSSASGPTYP is encoded by the exons ATGTACCAAGCACGTTCCCAAGAGTGGAATCTGGCTCAACCTGAATTGAATCATCTCTTTGTTTTAGCTCACGTTTACATTTGCATGGGTTTTCTTTGTACACAGCTGGTATTTGAGAAGGAGGGGGTGTACCTCCACACAAATGCCAAGCGGAGTAACCAGGACACAACCATCCCGGGGTTCATCCGGATTGTGGAGCGA GGTGGGGTGCCGGCTTTAGAGTGGAGCCCACTTGAAGATGAGGGTCGCAGTGCCCCTGCTGTGCTCTACACCAAAAAG gatggagaaggaggggaggaggacaCCAACTTCGACCCTGGTTATGAGCCTGACTGGGCAATTATCAGCACAGTGAAGAAAGATCGAGAACATGTCCCAGTCAGAGATTCAG gtCAGTGGTcattctctctgcctctctcagaGCTCTACTCTCTCCGGAGGGCTCGCTTCTCCTTGGGCCGAAACTTCCTGGTGTTGACGAGTAGAGGAGGCCACCCGCTGCCTCCTCTGCACTTCCACAGAGGAGGGACCAGGGAGCTGTTCAGGGCCCTGCAGCGTTACATCATCCTGGACCA GTCACCAGTTGATGGGCGGCTCTTCCTCGCCTACCCTTGTGACTCAGGTGCTCTCTCTCAGTCCTTCGATAAGCTGCAGCTCCTTGATGACGGAGGCTCAGATCTTGTCATG AGATTTATCCACGACCCATATGCCACCACATTTGGCGGATTCTCCAAAGTCACCAATTTCTTCAGGGCGGCACTTCGACCTCCAGATTCCCACGTCCACTCACGTACTGCTCAGGATCCTAGTTTGCCGCACCAGTCGGACGAAGAGCCTGGCTTTGAACTCATCACCTGT GGGGTGGAGCTCGGTCCCAGGCCAGACATAACCAGGGGACAACCTCTGGACAAATGGAAGGAGTTTCTGGACCCAGAGGGGCGAGTGAAGAACCCAGATAAGGTCAAAGAGCTGGTGTTCAGAGGG GGTATCACACCACCCCTCAGAAAGGAGGTATGGAAGTTCTTGCTGGGCTTTTATCCATGGAACAGCACTGCCAAGGAAAGAGAGGACATCCTGCGGGTCAAAAC gGATGAGTACTTCAGGATGAAGGTGCAGTGGAAGTCAGTCAGTGAAGAGCAGGAGATGAGGAACTCCCTCCTCAGAGGATACAGAAGCCTGATAG agagagatgtcAGCAGGACGGACAGACACAATACGTTCTTCTCTGGGAACGACAATCCAGGCCTGACTCTGCTTCATGATGTGCTGATGACATACTGCATGTTCAACTTTGATCTTG GTTATGTCCAGGGGATGAGcgatctcctctctcctctcctgtttgtCACTCAGAACGAGGTGGAGTCCTTCTGGTGTCTGACGGGCTTCATGGAGCTGGTG CACCAGAATTTTGAGGAGTCTCAGGAGGCCATGAagcagcagctccttcagctcagTATCctgctgaaggctctggaccCCGAGCTGTGTGACTTCCTGG ACTCTCAGGACAGCGGCTCTCTTTGCTTCTGTTTCCGCTGGCTGCTCATCTGGTTCAAGAGAGAGTTTTCCTTCGAGGACATCCTCATCATGTGGGAG gtCCTCTGGACTCGTCTTCCGTGCGACAACTTCCACCTGCTGATCGCCTGTTCAATCCTTCAGtcccagagaggagagctgatTGGCTCAGACCACGATTTTAACACTATTCTGAAG CACATCAATGAGCTGACGATGAAGTTGGACCTGCAGACTGTTCTGCGAGGAGCAGAGGCCATTTTCCAACAGCTCATACAGTGCAAG GAGCTTCCCCTCAAGGTGCAGCAGGTTCTGGGTCTCTACGTTCCGTCCAGCTCTGAGGAGGACAGCCCAGACTCCCAGACCAGCGAGACACAGCGCCTCCTCGCCCAATCACAGGCAGAGGCTGCTTCGTGTAGTTCAGCATCCGGTCCCACGTATCCTTGA
- the tbc1d17 gene encoding TBC1 domain family member 17 isoform X2: protein MEKRSQDRGDGNMEQPAENYKLVFEKEGVYLHTNAKRSNQDTTIPGFIRIVERGGVPALEWSPLEDEGRSAPAVLYTKKDGEGGEEDTNFDPGYEPDWAIISTVKKDREHVPVRDSGQWSFSLPLSELYSLRRARFSLGRNFLVLTSRGGHPLPPLHFHRGGTRELFRALQRYIILDQSPVDGRLFLAYPCDSGALSQSFDKLQLLDDGGSDLVMRFIHDPYATTFGGFSKVTNFFRAALRPPDSHVHSRTAQDPSLPHQSDEEPGFELITCGVELGPRPDITRGQPLDKWKEFLDPEGRVKNPDKVKELVFRGGITPPLRKEVWKFLLGFYPWNSTAKEREDILRVKTDEYFRMKVQWKSVSEEQEMRNSLLRGYRSLIERDVSRTDRHNTFFSGNDNPGLTLLHDVLMTYCMFNFDLGYVQGMSDLLSPLLFVTQNEVESFWCLTGFMELVHQNFEESQEAMKQQLLQLSILLKALDPELCDFLDSQDSGSLCFCFRWLLIWFKREFSFEDILIMWEVLWTRLPCDNFHLLIACSILQSQRGELIGSDHDFNTILKHINELTMKLDLQTVLRGAEAIFQQLIQCKELPLKVQQVLGLYVPSSSEEDSPDSQTSETQRLLAQSQAEAASCSSASGPTYP from the exons ATGGAAAAACGAAGTCAAGACAGAGGCGACGGAAATATGGAGCAACCCGCTGAGAATTACAAG CTGGTATTTGAGAAGGAGGGGGTGTACCTCCACACAAATGCCAAGCGGAGTAACCAGGACACAACCATCCCGGGGTTCATCCGGATTGTGGAGCGA GGTGGGGTGCCGGCTTTAGAGTGGAGCCCACTTGAAGATGAGGGTCGCAGTGCCCCTGCTGTGCTCTACACCAAAAAG gatggagaaggaggggaggaggacaCCAACTTCGACCCTGGTTATGAGCCTGACTGGGCAATTATCAGCACAGTGAAGAAAGATCGAGAACATGTCCCAGTCAGAGATTCAG gtCAGTGGTcattctctctgcctctctcagaGCTCTACTCTCTCCGGAGGGCTCGCTTCTCCTTGGGCCGAAACTTCCTGGTGTTGACGAGTAGAGGAGGCCACCCGCTGCCTCCTCTGCACTTCCACAGAGGAGGGACCAGGGAGCTGTTCAGGGCCCTGCAGCGTTACATCATCCTGGACCA GTCACCAGTTGATGGGCGGCTCTTCCTCGCCTACCCTTGTGACTCAGGTGCTCTCTCTCAGTCCTTCGATAAGCTGCAGCTCCTTGATGACGGAGGCTCAGATCTTGTCATG AGATTTATCCACGACCCATATGCCACCACATTTGGCGGATTCTCCAAAGTCACCAATTTCTTCAGGGCGGCACTTCGACCTCCAGATTCCCACGTCCACTCACGTACTGCTCAGGATCCTAGTTTGCCGCACCAGTCGGACGAAGAGCCTGGCTTTGAACTCATCACCTGT GGGGTGGAGCTCGGTCCCAGGCCAGACATAACCAGGGGACAACCTCTGGACAAATGGAAGGAGTTTCTGGACCCAGAGGGGCGAGTGAAGAACCCAGATAAGGTCAAAGAGCTGGTGTTCAGAGGG GGTATCACACCACCCCTCAGAAAGGAGGTATGGAAGTTCTTGCTGGGCTTTTATCCATGGAACAGCACTGCCAAGGAAAGAGAGGACATCCTGCGGGTCAAAAC gGATGAGTACTTCAGGATGAAGGTGCAGTGGAAGTCAGTCAGTGAAGAGCAGGAGATGAGGAACTCCCTCCTCAGAGGATACAGAAGCCTGATAG agagagatgtcAGCAGGACGGACAGACACAATACGTTCTTCTCTGGGAACGACAATCCAGGCCTGACTCTGCTTCATGATGTGCTGATGACATACTGCATGTTCAACTTTGATCTTG GTTATGTCCAGGGGATGAGcgatctcctctctcctctcctgtttgtCACTCAGAACGAGGTGGAGTCCTTCTGGTGTCTGACGGGCTTCATGGAGCTGGTG CACCAGAATTTTGAGGAGTCTCAGGAGGCCATGAagcagcagctccttcagctcagTATCctgctgaaggctctggaccCCGAGCTGTGTGACTTCCTGG ACTCTCAGGACAGCGGCTCTCTTTGCTTCTGTTTCCGCTGGCTGCTCATCTGGTTCAAGAGAGAGTTTTCCTTCGAGGACATCCTCATCATGTGGGAG gtCCTCTGGACTCGTCTTCCGTGCGACAACTTCCACCTGCTGATCGCCTGTTCAATCCTTCAGtcccagagaggagagctgatTGGCTCAGACCACGATTTTAACACTATTCTGAAG CACATCAATGAGCTGACGATGAAGTTGGACCTGCAGACTGTTCTGCGAGGAGCAGAGGCCATTTTCCAACAGCTCATACAGTGCAAG GAGCTTCCCCTCAAGGTGCAGCAGGTTCTGGGTCTCTACGTTCCGTCCAGCTCTGAGGAGGACAGCCCAGACTCCCAGACCAGCGAGACACAGCGCCTCCTCGCCCAATCACAGGCAGAGGCTGCTTCGTGTAGTTCAGCATCCGGTCCCACGTATCCTTGA
- the akt1s1 gene encoding uncharacterized protein akt1s1, with product MASINQTSEPEIPDNHKESWLALLSAAETYCQKSGCDLAILTACKKFRLSAGDGDGRRKRESGSAFPKECDFSYNVWGQGFLAESARRYMDDIGVLHSTTMLTAQKHTRHSGGEGGTKLVVDLTSDPGHRGGFTGDGGVGGVSPNGRLYSQSYPSIYSSGAVTGQGDGQNGNGEREREKSALEAERERQRSGIEDLEEECEDEEEEEDMDERRPYGNESAGVFSMDEDSLSRDCEPFFESDGEEESTDGSLSEDAPPPTRGMAMGHSVSRHAHPMALARSLPVSVPVWGCRGNRSAQGDSSSGERVGCADLEHIAASMKALLAPGATDGTEMFGALPRPRLNTGDFSLKH from the exons ATGGCCTCCATCAACCAGACATCCGAGCCCGAGATCCCAGACAACCACAAAGAGAGCTGGCTGGCGCTACTTTCTGCTGCGGAAACGTACTGCCAAAAGTCTGGCTGCGACCTGGCCATACTTACAGCCTGTAAGAAGTTCCGGCTGTCAGCTGGAGACGGAGATGGGAGGAGGAAACGGGAGAGCGGCAGTGCCTTTCCTAAGGAGTGCGATTTCTCCTATAATGTATGGGGTCAAGGGTTTCTGGCCGAGTCGGCGCGCCGCTACATGGACGACATCGGCGTGCTGCACTCCACCACCATGCTAACAGCCCAAAAGCACACACGCCACtcagggggggagggaggaacAAAGCTGGTGGTTGACCTGACCTCGGACCCGGGACACAGGGGG GGCTTTACAGGAGACGGCGGCGTAGGTGGAGTCAGCCCCAATGGCAGGCTGTATTCCCAAAGCTACCCGTCCATCTACAGCTCAGGAGCTGTGACCGGGCAGGGAGACGGGCAGAACGGTAACGGAGAGAGGGAACGGGAGAAGAGCGCGCTGGAGGCCGAGCGGGAGAGACAGAGGTCTGGGATTGAGGATTTGGAAGAAGAGTGtgaggacgaggaagaggaggaagacatgGATGAGAGGAGACCATACGGGAACGAAAGTGCTG GTGTCTTCTCCATGGACGAGGACTCTCTGTCCCGGGACTGTGAGCCGTTCTTCGAGTCCgacggggaggaggagagcactGATG GATCTCTGAGCGAGGATGCTCCTCCGCCGACTCGCGGCATGGCGATGGGTCATTCTGTGTCCCGTCACGCTCACCCCATGGCTCTGGCCCGCTCGCTGCctgtgtctgtgcctgtgtgggGCTGTAGAGGAAACAGATCCGCTCAAGgagacagcagcagtggagaACGG gtgGGCTGTGCCGACCTGGAGCACATCGCCGCTAGTATGAAGGCCCTCCTGGCCCCTGGAGCCACCGATGGGACAGAAATGTTTGGGGCCCTGCCTCGGCCCCGTCTCAACACAGGGGACTTTTCCCTCAagcactga
- the LOC141019967 gene encoding tripartite motif-containing protein 16, with the protein MPSSTVSATGIMPVPKKAGKKTSSPELQRLFFLRLGHVPGSTIPPERADSPLQAHVHQDCRVTLPPYEPNVPEPTTRAEFMKYWIPISLDDKTAQKMLWISEAASKVARTSDAVCPYPNRPERYEHAPQVLCKENLLGHRGYWEVDYDGWVVIGLICENAPRKASDGPCGLGENTGSWGAGWSGSCYQVWHNGENVDVQLPLTSTLGVYIDQPAGIIKFLLVEGEGEKEVRLIHKFKANIQEKVFPGFWVGTNSFCLIRKRDQ; encoded by the exons ATGCCAAGCAGCACCGTGAGCGCAACCGGAATCATGCCCGTGCCCAAGAAAGCAGGTAAGAAAACATCCTCACCTGA GCTGCAGAGGTTATTTTTCCTCAGGCTCGGACATGTACCGGGATCCACCATCCCACCTGAAAGAGCTGACTCCCCTCTTCAGGCACATGTGCACCAGGACTGCCGAG TTACTCTGCCGCCGTACGAGCCAAATGTCCCTGAACCAACCACCAGGGCTGAGTTCATGAAAT ACTGGATCCCCATCTCTCTGGATGATAAAACTGCACAGAAGATGTTGTGGATTTCAGAGGCCGCATCCAAGGTGGCCCGTACATCAGATGCAGTCTGCCCGTATCCCAACAGGCCTGAGCGATATGAACACGCACCACAG GTGCTGTGTAAGGAGAATCTGCTGGGCCATCGAGGCTACTGGGAGGTGGACTACGACGGCTGGGTTGTGATCGGGTTGATCTGTGAGAACGCGCCTCGCAAGGCCTCCGACGGGCCCTGCGGCCTTGGGGAGAACACCGGCTCCTGGGGCGCCGGCTGGTCTGGGTCCTGCTACCAAGTGTGGCACAACGGCGAGAACGTGGACGTCCAGCTCCCCCTGACCTCCACTTTGGGCGTCTACATCGACCAGCCCGCCGGCATCATCAAGTTCCTCTTGGTGGAGGGAGAGGGCGAGAAGGAGGTGCGGCTGATTCACAAGTTCAAAGCCAATATCCAGGAGAAGGTTTTCCCCGGGTTCTGGGTTGGCACAAATTCGTTCTGCCTTATTCGGAAAAGGGATCAGTGA